In Pongo abelii isolate AG06213 chromosome 5, NHGRI_mPonAbe1-v2.0_pri, whole genome shotgun sequence, the DNA window ggtctcaaactcctgacctccagtgatccacctgcctcggtctcccaaactgttggcattacttggctgggcgcggtggctcacacctgtaatcccatctttgggaggctgaggcaggcgaatcatctgaggtcaggagttcgagaccaaagtGATcgcattataggtgtgagccactgcacccggtttCAGTCTTTATATATAGCACATATAATTAGTCAACATTATCTGTTTACTTGTGTGTTCTGTGTCTCTGCTCTAGAATGCAAGCTCCACATTTCAGTTTTGTTCAGGGCTGTGTGCCCAGCATGTGGCAACCACTCAATAAACATTGGTTGAATGGATGCCACCTTTATGGAAGGAGCAAGGTGCTGGGAGGGAATACCGGGAGAAAAGAGAGTGCAGTGACCTGTCCCTTCAGCTGCTTAACAGAGTCACTGTGTTCCAGCTCCTGGGCCTTTAGCTGCACCATGAGGGCAAACACCTTCTCCCGCCAGCGGTTCAGCAGGAACTGGCACTTCCTGGTAAACTCAGGCTCCAGGGAATCTGAAGGTTGAACCTGAGGGAGAAGGAGTGAGAGAAAAGTGTGGGCTCctaggggaggagaggaaggaggtggCATCTTTGTTTCTCCTctgtcctgcctgggcaacatgagctaCAGCAAGAGGAGTTCACAGGAAGAAGGAGATCTAAGCAGGTTCTGGGGCACATCGACCCCTCCTGCCcacagggagagaggcaggggacAGTAGATGCAGGATGCGGCTGAGGGTGAGGGGTCTGGGGGTTGGGCTATACCTTCCTGGCCAgctcctcctcctgcagggtGAGGATGTGTGTGAGGCTCTGCACCCGCACCTGCAGCAGCTCCGCGGTGGCATGCAGGCTGTCCCGGTCCTCCTGCAAGTGCTGCAGGCGGAGGGAATCAGCCCCTCTGTAGGGCCTCCATACCGCTTTGGGTACCACCTTCTCTCCCGGAGGCTGTGCTCTACACGCTCCTCCAAGGGCCGTGCTTGCCTCCCAACCTGATCCCCAAGTCCCCACACAGATACATTGCTGCACCCTCACCTGCATGGTTTCCAAAAGCTTCTGTTGCTCCAGTTCCCATGTCTGGCTGTGGACCTCAGAAGGGACTTGTTCCCCGATGTATTTTCTTAGATTCTCAACCAGGGTCACCTGAGCCTCCAAGTCTTCCTGGGTCTTGCTAGGGTTGGGGTGGGAATGGGACAGCCATCAGTGGGGCGCCCTGCAGACCCACCACACCACCAACTGCTGGACCCCCGTCGGCATCCGCGCACCTACCTCAGCTGCTTCCGAAGCAGCTCGGCCTCCCTCTGAGCCTCGGCCAGCTCCTTGGCTTCCCCTGCTCTCCTGGTTTGCAGACTACTCAGAGACTTCTCCAAGCCCTCGGCCTTGCTGGTCAAACTGGAAAGAGCCTCCTCGTGAGCCTGTGTCAAAGAGGACAGCTGCGGAAAGAAGAGGGGGCTCAGCAGAGGCTTGACCCCACATGGAGGCCTTCCTTGTTCCCTTCACTCCCACTTTCTGTGACCTTAGAGAATGACCCAACCAATCACCCAATTGCGCACAGCAAATGGAAAGCTGGCAACTCACTTTCCGCAGCTGCCCCACAACCCATCAGGAGTTCTTGTCCGTTCTCCCCGAAAACATATCTtcacctctctctgtctctgtctccactGCCACCAACCCTCATCTTTTGCCTGTAAGCTACCCTCATCTtttgcctgggcaacagtgacCATCTCCTAACTAGTCTTTATAAGCCCTCGGTGGCTTCTCACAGCATTCATAACAAAACCCAGGTGTCTCTCCACACCTGCAGGCCAGGGGACCCGGCCTCTGCctacctcctgagctccagcCACAGGAAGTCTGCTGAGAACCAGACAGTGGCCCCTCCTTGCTCCACAGACCCCAGGCGATAGCCCCTCCTCAGGGCGGCTTCGCTGGGCTCTCTAATACCCCCCCGACCCTACACTGCCCCATCAGCTGTTCACGTCCTCCCGAGCACTTAGCACTGACCATATCTTGCTTATGTGTATGTGTTACTATCTGTTGGATAACACTGGAAGGAAAGCTCCAGGAAAGGAGGAATTTTGTGTCTTTTGCTCATGGCACCTCAAAGGGTTGCAGGGGTGTCAGAGCCACCAAGAGTCATGGGATGGACTGGAAAGGAGGGCAAAGTGGCCACCCTGCTTCCTGGTCTGCCTCCTCTAGCCCTGTCTCCATACAACAATAAAGTTAATTTGGGGGACATAAATGACAAAACTTTTTAGACATAAAATACAAATCTAATCATTTCTCTGCTTAAAACCTTTCAACAGTTGCTTATTActtgaaaaaacaatttttttttctctttttttggagatggagtttcactttgttgcccagactggagtgcaatggcatgatctcagctcactgcaaacgctgcctcccaggttcaagcgatcctcctgcctcaccctcccgagtagctgagattacaggcatgagccaccacgcccagctaatttttgtatttttagtagagatgaggttttaccatgttggccaggctggtctcgaactcctgacctcaagtgatccacccgcctcagcttcccaaagtgctgggattacacatgtgagcaaccatgcccagccctaatttctttaacaaaatagagatgggggtctcgctttgttgcccaggctggtctcaaactcctgggctcaagtgatccttccgctttggcctcccaaagtgctaggactggccgggcgcggtggctcacacctgtaatcccagcactttgggaggccgaggtgggtggatcatgaggtcaggggatcgagaccatcctggctaacatggtgaaaccccatctatactaaaaatacaaaaaattagccaggcagggtggtgggcgcctgcagtcccagctactcgggaggctgaggcagaatggcgtgaacccaggaggcggagcttgcagtgagctgagatcgcgccactgcactccagcctgggcgatagagagagactccgtctcaaaaaaaaaaaaaaaaaaacacaaagtgctaggattacaggtatgagccaccgcgcccagcctgctcaTTGCTCTTAATGGAAAGTAGCAAGTTCTGAAGTGGCCAAGGCCTTGTGCCCTGGGTCTTGTACTCTGCAGCACACTCAGCGCCCCTCATCTCTGCTCCAGCCTTCTGGCCTCCTCCTGTCCCCGCCTTCACCTGTTGTCCCACCGAGTGTCTTCCAGCTACCATTGGACCTCACACGCCTCTTCACTGGCCAACTCCTATTCAGCACAAATGGTAGCTTGCTGTTTTTtcagtctcgctctgctgcccaggctggagtgtgatctcagctcgctgcaacctgtctcccaggttcaagcaattctcctgcctcagcctcccaagaagctgggggattacaggcgcccaccaccatacccggctaatttttgtatcttttgtagagactggttttcttcatgttggccaggctggtcttgaactcctggcctcaagtgatccacccacctcggcctcccaaagtgctgggattacaggcatgagccactgcgcccggcctagctTCTTGTTTCTAAGTTTCTTTCATGAATCTCCTTTGTCTGTTTTCTGATTGGACTGCTGGTCTTTCCCTTACCAATTTCTAGGTACACATTTTGTATTAGGGATATTACCCTTTTCTTGTGATCTGAGCTAtaaatatagcttttttttttttttttttttttttgccattcgtAATGTTCATGTTATAAAGTCAATGGGATCAATCTTTTCCTTTACAGCTTCTAGATTTTGGATTTTGACTCACAGGTAGAAAGGCCTTGCCCACTACAAGGTTATAAAGGAATTCTCCCTTGTTTTCTCCcagttccttttttattttttgagacggagtcttcctctgtcgcccaggctggagtgcaatggcacgatctcggctcactacaacctccacctcccaggttcaagtgattctcctgccttggcctcccaagtagctgggattacaggtgcacaccaccacaccgggtgaatttttgtatttttagtagagacagggtttcgccatgttggccaggctggtcttgaactcctgaccttgtgatctgcctgcttcggactcccaaaatgctgggattacaggcgtgagccactgcgcctggccctatggTTTCTTTCCTTGACATGTCAATTGGTTACAGTGGCCTTCCCTGAACCCCAGACTAAGTTAGTGCTCTCTAGTCCTTCTCCTTCAAGGCATTCCTCCTGATTGCAATTAATTATGATTAAACTAAATGTGGATGTGTATATCCCCCACGAGGCTGTCAGTTCCATCCACGAAGGCAGGACTCAGGCTAATTTGGTCACTGAGTCTCAGAGATGGCAAAGAGTAAGCACTGGTTTGCGGACTGAATAATCTCTCTCTCCCAGTCCACCATAGCCCCCTTATACCCACCTTCCTCACTGCCCTCCACAATACCCCTGATGAATTGGTACCCGGAGTAAAGTAGAGAGGCAAACTACTTCCTACGAGAAAGGGAAGCAGGGCTTCAAGTGGTGGGAGGCCACCTGAGTCTTGGGGGAAAAGTGCAACCTGAATTAAGATCAAAGTACACAAATTCTCCATCTCTCTAGGCCATGTGTGTTTCTTTTCACCAAAGGTCTCATCACTCTACTACTCACTACTCATGGAGGGTCTTTTCTGCAATACCTGTTCTTTGCTTGGAAGCTAATGTCCAGCTCTCCGTTATGAATTTGAATCCTTTCCACCCCTGCATTCACCTGCTCTTGGTGCAGCCTCTGAACCTCTTCCAGCTCCCGCTGGCTCCCCTCTTCCAAGTTTTTCCGGATAACCTCAGCCCCAGCCAAAGCAGCACGCAGGCCCTCAGCCTCAGTTCGACCGGCCTTCTCCGCCCGTGCCAGAGCCTCTAGCTCCATGGCCTGGGCCTCTAGCCTCATCTTCTGCTGCAGCGAGGTCTCCCGCAGGAGCCGGACCTCCTCCTCCAGCCGCCGCAGCTCTTGCAGCTGCCGAGCGATCACTTCAGCCTGCTGGCTCAGGGCCTGTGACCCCTCCAGCTCCCAGGACCTTCAAAGACAGGTTAGTGCAGGTGAGACCTGTCTCCAGTGCTGGAAGGATAGTTGAGGGCATAAACatagcaggagaaagaaaagaggactgCTCTGCTCCCGTGTGGGGAGGTGAAGGGGGTGCTGAAGCTGGGGTATGGGGATGTCTGCATTGACATCATCATCATTCATCAAAGCCCTATTGAGCATGTTGAGTCCAGTGCCTGGACTCACAGGACCTAAAGTCTGGCTGAGATCATGGAACATGATCTCCCTAGAGAGAGCTACATACAGGCAGATTCAACATCAAATGTGTGTATCATTAGACcacacattcttttttgttttttggtgttttttttgtcttatttatttttttatttttaggccaCACATTTTAAGTTGAAAGGTTGGAAGAACACACAGGGACTTCTCAATTCTGATTTAAGGGCAAGAAGTTTGAGGGAGGAATGGGCATAGAGAGGTCATGAGCTTCCAGTATCAATATATGGTGAGGGCAGGTGCTAATTAAAAGGCatttattggccgggcacggtggctcacgcctgtaatcccagcattttgggaggccgaggtgggcggatcacgaggtcaggagatcgagaccatcctggttaacacggtgaaaccccgtctctactaaaaatataaaaaattagccgggtgtggtggcaggtgcctgtagtcccagctacttgggaggctgaggcaggagaatggcatcaacccgggaggcggagcttgcagtgagccaagatctcgccactgcactccagcctgggcaacagaatgagactccgtctcaaaaaaaaaggcatttattgAGTGTTAGGTATACTTTATGAAGAGTTTGAGAGAACAGTACATAAATAACATAGTGTCAGCCTTTGGAGAAATCGTCTACCAATGTCACGTGAAGTTTAATCCAGCTTGGAACATGGCTCCTGAGGCAGCTCTCTGAGACCCAGGACTACAAgagattgttgttgttgttgttgttgttgtttttagagacagggtatcattgtgtcacccaggcctcAATGCAGTGGCtagatcataggtcactgcagccttcaactcctgagctcaagcagtcctaccaccttagcctcctgagtagctgggactacaaatgcatgccaccacagccagctaattattttctgtggagacggagtctcgctttgttgcccaggctggtcttgaactcctgggctcaagtgatcctcctgtctcagctcccaaagtgctaggattataggtgtgagccaccatatctggctctttctttctttctttcttttttctagtaGCAGGGGATCTGTAGGCTagggaaattaagtaacttgccaaatgTCCTCTAGCTGGTAGTCAAACTAGAAATagagtctctgtctcctgacACCCAGTCTAGTATTCCTTCTTCATCATGCTGCTTCTTCTAATGTAATCCTACTCTGGAGCAAAATGGCAGAATGATATCCCAGTACATCTGGGAAAAGACACATGAAACAACAAGAGTAAGAATGTTTACAGACAATACGACAGCATGGCCAGCTCCCACAGCACATCCTCTGTAAAGGCTTTCTTCCATCAGAATGAACCCACACCGCCACAGTGCTGGGTCTCTACTTCTAGTTTGCACTTCTTCATCTTGCCTCATACTATGCTTTACCATCAGCTGGTGGTTAATCTATCTCCCCTCTTAGGATTTTAGATTCCTTATTAATTACAAATTTAAGTCAGAATTTGTCTTATTCACTATTGTTATCCTCATCCCTAGCACTTAGCACGCTGCTTTATTATTTATGCACTGTAGGAACTAATAATTGCTTACATAAAAATGAGTACGTTCTGGAAACTAGGGCCGAAATAGGGTAAGGAGTTTATTCCAGTGAGGAAGGGTCACTAGCAAGCAAGCCTGAGAAAACAGCGTGGATGGATCCCTACCTGCCTCTCCACCCTGGCTCCTGCCTGTTACTGGAAACATCCCGTTCCCACATGGTCACTTGAGGTCTCTGGGTGTCTAGCCGCCTCTCTGAGACATCTTGATGGCCTGGGGGTTGGACCAGGGGAATGTCTGAGAGCCAGGTGGGAGCCATTCTTGGCAGAGTTAAAAGGGGCCGAGCTTGAAAGTGGGAGGGGGGAATCAGCCCAGTGGAACCTGAagaattacaaaaacaaagatgGTCAGTTTCCCAGGCAGAGACAACCACCACTCCCCTTGTCTGGTCCCACTGACCTGAAGGTGGAAACATCTCCACATTATTTGAAGGCTCTAGATTCTGTCTCCAGCCATCTATGTTCCCCTGGACAACAGGAGAAACAAAGACACTTCAATTCAATTTTCAGGCCACCTTCCAAAGAAAAAGCCCCTACAATAACAAAGTCATAATCCTTGAATTACAGCCAGGTCCACCCAATGCTCAGCTCTTTTCCTACTTCCCCAAAGAAGTAGGAGATACCCCAAATTCACTTGCTTGTCTCAACCTGGTTCCTCATGGAACCCAAGCAACTAACTATCAAGTGGAGAGAATTTACTGAAAGAGACAGACTGAGAGGGGCTCTACGGCTTTACTCATGCTTTCAGGATTCTAGGCAGTGCCTTTACCCTCCTCCTTAAGTTTCTATGGTCCCTGCTGCTCCTGGCCAGAGGTGAGAAAGGAGGTACACAGTGCAGGGGTCTTGAACGCCATCTCCAGAGTTCTCTCCATGGCTCAGCAAGGCCTGAGGGAAGCCCATCCAGACACCACCAGGCCATGACTCTTGGGTCCTTCCCTGTTAAAGTGCTGGCCCAAGGCCTGGCCCCAGCTGAATGTGGCCACATGCAGGGCTAGACCCTCCCCAAGACCTTGGGAATCCAGGCAGCCTAGATCCCCAGGCAGAAAAGCCAGCGTCCTGACATCTCATTCAAATCTTTCCTGAGGCTGTTCTCTCAGTTTCTCTCTACTATCCCCTCAGCTTCCATGCCTGCCGCCCGCCTCCTCTTTCTCGAGTCCTAACACATAGTGGGCACTTTCAgatcttcctcccaccctcccaccctcatTAATCTATTTTTTACCCGAATCTGGGATCCCTACTCCCGTCCCTTTTTACAACCTAATCTACTTTTTTCTGAAGGAATTATTCTGGTCCTGACCCTCACCCCCATCTCTCAATAGCCTGCCCTCGCCCCCTGTACGCTAGCCGGCTCTACTCTCCCCCGACGGCTCCCCTAGATACCCGAGGCTTCACCCAGTTAGCCCCTGAGCTCTAAGGCTGTTCTGATCTCCTCATCTGTCCCTTCACCTGGCCCCTGTACCCCCTTCCCCTTTGGACCCCTTGAACCCTCCCAGCACCCCCGCTCAGCCCCTTCCCGCCCCCAACCGACTCCCAACTCTTGCCGAACGTCCCTTACCAACCGCGAGCGCACCCTACTGCGCTTTGGCCACACCCCCTACGCCTGGCTTCCGGCCCCGCCTCTGCCCCTGACCGCGCCTGCGCAAGGCGGACGCCCCAAAGTCCTATTTCACTCTGttgggaggagggggaaaggtgTACGCAGGCGCAGTGGCGTCTAAATCTGGGCCCACTAAATGCGTCAGAGCATCTCCGCGCCCAGGCGGAGCCTCCTCACTGCGGGAACCCGGGAAAACTTGTGAACTAATCAGAAAAAGTGGAAGGCGGGAGATCTTGGGGCGCTGTCCAATGGCGCGGAAGAGAACAAATGAGCTGGCCAATCGGGAACGGCACGGGGGGCGGGCTCGCTCGGCGCGAAGTTCGGGCCCGGGAATTCCGAAGGAGGGGGTAGGCGCTGCCCGCGCGCCGAGGCCGCGCCCCTCCTGGCCCCGGCTCTTGGCTGTCAAACAGCTGCAGCAGCGTCGGCTCCGGCCGAGGAGCCCAAGGGGTCCCGGGACCCGCCGCACAGGCTGGCACTGCTTGAAGAGGAGGCTACTTGGAGACTGCGCCGCGCGGGTAGATCCGAAACGGGGCTGGGGCGGAGAGGGAAAAGGCCGGGTATGCCTTGCATGATCGCGGGGAGCTCCTTCCTGTTTTTATCCCACCTAGAGAAGCCGGGAAGTAGGGGTTTAGGTCCAATTTGTTGGAGTACTTAAGGACTCGTTTGCACTTCCTTTTGGGGGATGACAGTGGATTCATTGCCCTCGGAGGTTCAAACTAGTTATGAGTGAGGGATTGGCCAGAAGATCGGCGCGCAGGCAAGCAGGAGTGCTCTATTAGGATAAGCAAGTTTGACAGGAAGAAGCTGCTCTTCTCCGAATTACACAGAGGTGATGTGTTCGTATTGCACGTAGACGTGTGTATAACAGGACCTCCTTCCCCGCGCCCCGCCACCCCGACACACACAGGAGCTGCCTAAAGTATCCTTGCCTTGCAGGTTGGAGGCTCCCCAAATATTTTGCGATCTGAGGATCCAGCTCAAGTGAGGTGCCATAGGACGTGTTCCTGAGTTTGCATTGCACGGAGACCttcctggaatttttcatttgcaAGTCGGCTTAACAACCAATTTTGCATTGAGTCCTAGGCTGCTTGCACTCTGAATTTGGGCTATTCAGGTAGTGTGTTCAAAGTTGAAACCGCATACAGCACAACTCAAGTTGGCATCAGACTGGGAAGCGAACTTAAGCCAGCTGTGCGTGGCCCAGGAGTGGGAAAGGAAATGGATGCCTGAAGTGGAAGAGGTGGTGCAAAGGGGGCACCGCCCATGCTGCCCTGCTTCCAACTGCTGCGCATAGGGGGCGGCAGGGGCGGTGATCTCTACACCTTCCACCCCCCGGCCGGGGCTGGCTGCACCTATCGCTTGGGCCACAGGGCCGACCTGTGTGATGTGGCTCTGCGGCCCCAGCAGGAGCCTGGCCTCATCTCTGGGATCCACGCCGAACTGCATGCCGAGCCCCGGGGTGATGATTGGAGGGTCAGCCTGGAAGACCACAGCAGCCAAGGTGAGCATTAAGCAGGGCAGCTTTGCCCCTGGGTGGTTGAAGCTCCAGGCTGGAATGAGTAAGGTCTCCACAAGACCCTGCTGCCTGCCTCCCATACTCCCATCAGATTGGATGGATGGTCGTGGTCCAGACCTTCATCTTCCCACCAGAAGTGTGCACAGTCAGAAGCTCTCTGCCAGACTGACCCTTTTTGGTCCCGTTTAGCTCATACAGGACCTGGGGTATCATCAGAAAGATGTCACAGTGGGGATGTTCTGAGGCCACTAGAGGCCAAGTTTAGACTTGATTCAGTTTCCAGCTTTGCTGAGGCACTCTGTTCCTGGGTTAGGGCAGTTTTATGttgaataatgtttttaataatcTGGGCATGTGTCTTTCTCCCTGACTTGAGGCAGTTAGCCTCAGAAAGCCTAGATTCACATTTGAGTTCTGCCACTGCTTCTTGGTAAAATCAACTGTAGGAGTCTTGTGGTTATTAGACTATAGTAGCCAACATTCATCTAGTGCTTATTGTTATGAGCCAGGCACTATTTTAAGTGTATTGAATGTAAGTGGTACTAATATTATCCTCACTTACAGtaaaggaaaatgaggcacaaagaggttaaggaacttgtccagggcttggcatggtggcttacacctgtaatccagcactttgggaggctaaggcagggtggatcacttgagctcaggagttcgagaccagcctgggcaacatggtgaaaacctgtctctaccaaaaaattaattaatttttttaaaaaaggctgggcgcgatggctcatgcctgtaatcccagcactttgggaggccgagatgggcagatcacgaggtcgggagttcgagaccagcctgaccaacatgttgaaactccatctctactgaaaaaaaaaaaatacaaaaattagccaggtgtggtggcgtgcacctgtaaccccagctactcaggaggctgaagcaggagaatcacttgaacccgggaggcggaggttgcagtgagctgagatcgcaccaccgcactccagcttgggcgacaaagtgagactccatctcaaacaaacaaacaaaaagcttgcccagggtcacatagcTGGTAAGTGGTAGAGCTAGGATCTGAATAAGCTGGAACTGGGGGAGAGTGAGCATGTTTGAAAATTggaccttaaaaaaataaaataaaataaaaagaaaattggaccttagggcggggcacagtggctcatgcctgtaatcccagcactttgggaggctgaggcgggcagatcaggaggccaggagtatgagaccaggaGTATGAGAcaggtaaaaccctgtctctgctaaaaataaaaaaattagccggatgtggtggcatgtgcctgtaatcccagctactcaggaggctgaagcaggagaattgcttgaacctgggaggcggagtgcagtgagctgagattgcactactgcactccagcctgggcaatagagcaaaactccatctcaaaaaaaaaaaaaaaagaaagaaaagaaaaaaagaagaaagacagaaaattggACCTTAGGAGAGTGAGGGCAGGGATCCTTTGTAGGAAGGCACAAGAAACACAGACTTGTTCCTAGCTGACAAGGAGCATACTGCCTGGTACCTGTCACCTGCTGAGGGGCTTAGGATGTGAGGGAGAATCTGATAACAGTTTCATGTTCTTCCCCAGAAATTATAGATTTCTCCACTCCTGACTCTGGTCATTTCTGTTTTTGTCCTCCGTATTTGCCTGGTGCCCCACCATCAACAGGTACTTTGGTCAATAATGTCCGACTCCCAAGAGGTCACAGGCTGGAATTGAGTGATGGAGACCTCCTGACCTTTGGCCCTGAAGGGCCCCCAGGAACCAGTCCCTCAGAGTTCTACTTCATGTTCCAACAAGTACGAGTCAAGCCTCAGGACTTTGCTGCCATTACCATCCCACGGTCTAGGGGAGAAGCCCGGGTTGGGGCTGGTTTCCGGCCTGTGCTGCCCTCCCAGGGGGCTCCACAGCGGCCTCTCAGCaccctctcccctgcccccaaGGCCACACTGATCCTGAACTCCATAGGCAGCCTCAGCAAGCTCCGGCCCCAGCCCCTCACCTTCTCCCCTAGTTGGGGTGGACCAAAGAGCCTGCCTGTTCCCACCCCACCTGGGGAAGTGGGGACCACGCCTTCTGCTCCACCCCAACGCAATCGGAGGAAATCTGTTCACCGAGTGTTGGCAG includes these proteins:
- the CCHCR1 gene encoding coiled-coil alpha-helical rod protein 1 isoform X8, coding for MWPHSAGARPWASTLTGKDPRVMAWWCLDGLPSGLAEPWRELWRWRSRPLHCVPPFSPLARSSRDHRNLRRRGNIDGWRQNLEPSNNVEMFPPSGSTGLIPPSHFQARPLLTLPRMAPTWLSDIPLVQPPGHQDVSERRLDTQRPQVTMWERDVSSNRQEPGWRGRSWELEGSQALSQQAEVIARQLQELRRLEEEVRLLRETSLQQKMRLEAQAMELEALARAEKAGRTEAEGLRAALAGAEVIRKNLEEGSQRELEEVQRLHQEQLSSLTQAHEEALSSLTSKAEGLEKSLSSLQTRRAGEAKELAEAQREAELLRKQLSKTQEDLEAQVTLVENLRKYIGEQVPSEVHSQTWELEQQKLLETMQHLQEDRDSLHATAELLQVRVQSLTHILTLQEEELARKVQPSDSLEPEFTRKCQFLLNRWREKVFALMVQLKAQELEHSDSVKQLKGQVASLQEQVTSQSQEQAILQRSLQDKAAEVEVERIGAKGLQLELSRAQEARHRWQQQTASAEEQLRLVVNAVSRTGLEGVVYTRHSKSFGNEGRHGGSVTCALFSSQIWLESTMAKVEEAAARLPSLSNRLSYAVCKVHTIRGLIARKLALAQLRQESCPLPPPVTDVSLELQQLREERNRLDAELQLSARLIQQEVGRAREQGEAERQQLSKVAQQLEQELQQTQESLASLGLQLEVARQGQQESTEEAASLRQELTQQQELYGQALQEKVAEVETRLREQLSDTERRLNEARREHAKAVVSLRQIQRRAAQEKERSRELRHLQEEARKEEGQRLARRLQELERDKNLMLGPSLSCSMTCRA
- the CCHCR1 gene encoding coiled-coil alpha-helical rod protein 1 isoform X28, whose product is MWPHSAGARPWASTLTGKDPRVMAWWCLDGLPSGLAEPWRELWRWRSRPLHCVPPFSPLARSSRDHRNLRRRGNIDGWRQNLEPSNNVEMFPPSGSTGLIPPSHFQARPLLTLPRMAPTWLSDIPLVQPPGHQDVSERRLDTQRPQVTMWERDVSSNRQEPGWRGRSWELEGSQALSQQAEVIARQLQELRRLEEEVRLLRETSLQQKMRLEAQAMELEALARAEKAGRTEAEGLRAALAGAEVIRKNLEEGSQRELEEVQRLHQEQLSSLTQAHEEALSSLTSKAEGLEKSLSSLQTRRAGEAKELAEAQREAELLRKQLSKTQEDLEAQVTLVENLRKYIGEQVPSEVHSQTWELEQQKLLETMQHLQEDRDSLHATAELLQVRVQSLTHILTLQEEELARKVQPSDSLEPEFTRKCQFLLNRWREKVFALMVQLKAQELEHSDSVKQLKGQVASLQEQVTSQSQEQAILQRSLQDKAAEVEVERIGAKGLQLELSRAQEARHRWQQQTASAEEQLRLVVNAVSRTGLEGVVYTRHSKSFGNEGRHGGSVTCALFSSQIWLESTMAKVEEAAARLPSLSNRLSYAVCKVHTIRGLIARKLALAQLRQESCPLPPPVTDVSLELQQLREERNRLDAELQLSARLIQQEGRQSGSS